Sequence from the Synergistaceae bacterium genome:
ATAGAATCGTTCCAGTAATCGTCAGCAAACGCAGCACAAGCACACGACACAACAAATATAACACTCAGAAATAGTAAAAACTTTTTCATGCGAGAATGCCTCCTTATTTAATTAGTATTATGATTGATAAATTTATACACTGTCTGTAATTTGCCGTCAAGAGTGAATTTATCTATAGCAGCACACTTGATTTCTTGCGCCCAAATGCCTGTCTCAATAAATGCCACTCTTCAAATTTCATCACTATAGCCGCCGCAAAATAACTCACTGCACACAAAGCAATCACGCCTAAGCACCATAAAGCACGAACAAATAATCTTGACTCAGGACTATACGCCCATAAAAATTTATATGCATATACAACAACAGCAGCAACTATTAACGCAGCAACATATTTCGCTAAAATTTTCCCGTTAATTATTCCTAAAGATTTACCTAACTTTTTGCGCACATAATATAACCCCAGCAGACCCGACAACGTAAAAGCTATCCCCGGAGCAAGCGCAAGACCGTTATAACTCATCGGATAAATCAATATCAACGAAAAAATTGCAGTCGATATTACGCTGAAACTTGTAACCTTGAACGCCTCACGCGGCATTGACAACGCATATAAAGCACGCATTACAACCGTAGAACAAGCCATTCCAGGCAAACCCAGCATACTCAAAGCAAGACATGAAGAAGTTGCAGACCACGCCCAATTATTAAACTCGCCACGCACAAATACAATATGCACAAATTCACGCGAAATTAAAATTACTCCCAACGACGCAGGTAAAACAACAAATAACGCGAATCTTATAGCCTGCCTTAGAGTCTCGATAAATTCATCGTCATTACTTGCACGCGATAATTGAGGCAACACAGCTTGAGAAATCGCAATAACAAATAATCCTAATGGTAACTGCAAAATTCTATTCGAATAATTCAAGACTGAAATACTTCCTTCTTGCAGGAAAGATCCAAGCATACGGCTTATAACGGGATTCACTTGATTTAACGAGAGTCCGGCAGCATAAGGAAGAAATAATTTCATGATTCGCCTTAAATCAGGATCCGCAAAATTCGGCCTCGTCGGATATAATACAGCTTTCATTCTGAATCCCCATAACCATTGAGTCAAAAAATGCGCAAATCCTCCGCACAAAACTGAAAGCGCAAGTCCGTAAACCCCGAAATATCCCGCGAAAAATGGTGCTGTAATAATAAATACTAAATTACTACACGCAGGAGACAACGCCGGAATAAAAAATGATCCCATGCTGTTAAGTTCGCCCATTGTAAGAGCTTCCAGCGAGATAAATATCAAAAATGGGAACATCCAGCGAGTCAAACCAGTTGCTAATGCGTGATTTGCTTCATCAAAACCGGGAGCCATTATATTTACCAGCCAAGGCGCGCCGACAACTCCGAGAATTACTACAAAACTTGCGGCAAATAATAAAACTGTCATTGTTCCACGTGCGAGCGCAAGAGCCTTTTCACGACTCTTTGTCAATGCCTGCGAAAATACCGGAACAAATGCCGCTGATAATGCACCTTCTGCTAATAATTGTCTGGCCAAATTTGAAAGTGTATATGCTACATTAAATGCGTCCATGCTGCGTGTTGCTCCGAAATATGCAGCTACAAGAATTTCACGCGCGAGTCCTAATATCCGGCTTAATAATGTCCCGGCCATCATCTTTACTGCATGTTTTATCATTGAAGGCGATTGCAAAATTTTATTTCCCCCTAAAAATTTATATTCCGCTCACTGTCGCGAGTGTATAAGCGTAATCAACTTTTGCGCCCGAATCCCTGCAAACTTCCGCGAGCCTCATTAAAGTTATTCCCGTCGTGCAGACATCATCAACAAGAGCAATTCTTAAATTTTTTATGCCGCTTGTAATTATAAATGAATCTTTCGCGAGTTTCTGTCTCTCTTGAGCGTTCATCCCTGCACGAGTCGGAATCTCGCGGGACCATGAAGCCGCCTGAAAAACTTTTATCCCCCAAGAATCGCCTAAGCCCCGCGCAATTTCGTAAGCCTGATTATATTTTCTTGTGCTGTTAATATGCAAGGGAACGGGCAGCAAATAATCAATTTCTTCAGGACGACGCAAAAATTTTCCCATTACACGCCCGATCGGACGGCATAAAGATTTTAAACCGGAATATTTGA
This genomic interval carries:
- a CDS encoding ComF family protein yields the protein MSGLRAMNLFDILLHFLWPVSCPICERPGVFICDSCIESLFWEESITRELENLIVYSAAYYHTDIDKIILAFKYSGLKSLCRPIGRVMGKFLRRPEEIDYLLPVPLHINSTRKYNQAYEIARGLGDSWGIKVFQAASWSREIPTRAGMNAQERQKLAKDSFIITSGIKNLRIALVDDVCTTGITLMRLAEVCRDSGAKVDYAYTLATVSGI
- the murJ gene encoding murein biosynthesis integral membrane protein MurJ, with amino-acid sequence MIKHAVKMMAGTLLSRILGLAREILVAAYFGATRSMDAFNVAYTLSNLARQLLAEGALSAAFVPVFSQALTKSREKALALARGTMTVLLFAASFVVILGVVGAPWLVNIMAPGFDEANHALATGLTRWMFPFLIFISLEALTMGELNSMGSFFIPALSPACSNLVFIITAPFFAGYFGVYGLALSVLCGGFAHFLTQWLWGFRMKAVLYPTRPNFADPDLRRIMKLFLPYAAGLSLNQVNPVISRMLGSFLQEGSISVLNYSNRILQLPLGLFVIAISQAVLPQLSRASNDDEFIETLRQAIRFALFVVLPASLGVILISREFVHIVFVRGEFNNWAWSATSSCLALSMLGLPGMACSTVVMRALYALSMPREAFKVTSFSVISTAIFSLILIYPMSYNGLALAPGIAFTLSGLLGLYYVRKKLGKSLGIINGKILAKYVAALIVAAVVVYAYKFLWAYSPESRLFVRALWCLGVIALCAVSYFAAAIVMKFEEWHLLRQAFGRKKSSVLL